A genomic region of Desulfosarcina ovata subsp. ovata contains the following coding sequences:
- a CDS encoding choice-of-anchor O protein — translation MQHKRTIITTLLLAAAGIMLVAAPAAMATGTGYGPGRVALEIFAGRDHVSVGDGGIWNSRDKLHIQIDPADGWRVKSYHVDLGAGEDYSPPLTTTGNPKIGHFDYKETFNLPYINEANEDGHPFRRTLVLDLGEDLGFQWGAPFADLRVQGVAIFVNLVKLDDSGQVVEETGAWVVPELVTWIVAEEDSSTTDETLAGTDGTVVAVDGESIVADTATGEVSGSEATEVKSTGKGKVAKVEHQKAQKSWVVDEAEEVIAFDGGRWGWWFKYEMAHPKTGHFIDSPVAGLSVQTPTYEGLTDVDGAFDYFPGEEVEIAIGSVELGYGVADHKTSPLDLYPLADTDDPRVINMARLLQSLDADASPKSGISITPEIAGCLEAQGVPYPDFAYDEQIETLIQGTIDCAASLETPVALLAVSAEDAQAHLEETVNNPMFRKNVSKTPDLASAKAKMNIATVWFDARRANDDLLTDLGEEIEYYDEAGELIRTTTQAKPIIVTYTDADPVTGEHDVYAAVSRDDGKTWKRKNLSRMADRSSFTTANGEPYYGGCKKPVFQVKGNKVLVAWSSKYARGGKPRYAIKADDPETTDVDEGDEYPYDDPYAVDDIWGVAGPQRSHDYTEDGFTDAAETPYAALEVPHSALWVCRGVIATANDVDNGVGEFAGDIVWFKPERVTSGRRDVNQIFVGAAGSAGFAMVWQEDPNGVKPGKALGPGPGWGGATTSHKTDIWYSYLAWGDHTTVDENFVAGGDPEHELDVVSRPKALVPMSLPVRLTDNDVVNTDNIMVELGVDENGNSTGIPVVDDNYKDPEHPQYNALGYIPITNPDATSDDADGTHAYAYMVHGLIDAGNVSGAPAGINQNGFYKFTNYEDEIKHVAITEDGRLLDGDTGASRGNIFLQPYAFTKPDGSIGVSAWAIITYEETKGAGAGPPEDVGTGEQPEDGTGEGNDAYLPEEGKNVIYHSFDFKNPDLVSAGRIVNRPEFIDADDDNYVDPGELVYLVDEEGAEILDYLGRSQLAYENARRGRFLPQGLGAFGTTGTTQLMVHKQGPEGSGRPSDILLRRWVIPEYGTTYKKVAKQKDGILVGYNIEDADSNTFNPYDADCIVGTWVVDPDSGQGYYADGVQNVSSVTPTVTTDSQGDPDQDDAYGAVKVVEWTQTVENLDDPTGARVYDENGDLVYDADGNMQTIGNPFDDARAHRGAIRGDFVTVGFSYTANWAAARNGNDNYNFYIRRSFDGGQTWITDPDGSGVDHCRTWTYPSGTQSAGDKVEECNFYEAGEFEAMRNLSQLPNHKESVIEPRIVAVPGTIKSGGVWTGIAEDKQDAAVFYVAYGTSTNPKKDPETGEQEEPVPQDLFWSVSVDKGETYYEKEWVVNPDSDGANAGETVTGWDWMAKGDQEQGEVQLRMTPDGSRFYGSWLDEGAEGSDIVFRRIMPPVFDANVAAE, via the coding sequence ATGCAACACAAACGAACCATCATCACCACACTGCTGCTGGCAGCGGCCGGTATTATGCTCGTGGCCGCTCCTGCAGCCATGGCAACCGGGACCGGTTATGGACCTGGCCGGGTTGCGCTAGAGATTTTTGCAGGGAGAGACCATGTCTCGGTCGGAGACGGCGGGATCTGGAATTCCCGCGACAAGCTGCATATTCAGATCGACCCCGCCGATGGTTGGCGGGTCAAGAGCTACCATGTAGACTTGGGCGCAGGCGAGGATTACAGCCCGCCGTTGACCACCACCGGCAACCCGAAAATCGGGCACTTCGATTACAAGGAGACCTTTAACCTTCCCTATATCAACGAGGCCAACGAAGACGGCCATCCTTTCCGGCGCACATTGGTGCTGGATCTGGGTGAGGACCTGGGTTTCCAGTGGGGCGCACCTTTTGCGGATCTGCGGGTCCAGGGCGTTGCTATCTTCGTGAACTTGGTCAAATTGGACGATAGCGGCCAAGTGGTGGAAGAAACCGGCGCCTGGGTCGTGCCCGAACTGGTGACCTGGATCGTTGCCGAAGAGGACAGCTCAACTACCGATGAAACCCTGGCCGGAACCGATGGAACCGTGGTCGCGGTAGACGGGGAGAGCATCGTTGCCGACACCGCGACCGGCGAGGTCTCAGGCTCCGAGGCGACCGAGGTGAAAAGTACCGGCAAGGGCAAGGTCGCCAAGGTCGAGCATCAGAAGGCCCAGAAATCATGGGTCGTTGACGAGGCCGAAGAGGTCATTGCCTTTGACGGCGGCCGCTGGGGCTGGTGGTTCAAGTATGAGATGGCCCATCCCAAGACCGGCCATTTCATCGATTCGCCCGTCGCGGGTCTCAGCGTGCAGACGCCGACCTATGAGGGGCTTACTGATGTGGACGGTGCCTTCGACTATTTTCCCGGTGAAGAAGTGGAGATCGCCATCGGGTCGGTCGAGCTGGGTTATGGTGTGGCCGACCACAAGACTTCGCCACTGGATTTATACCCGTTGGCCGATACCGATGACCCGCGGGTCATCAACATGGCCCGCCTGCTGCAGAGCCTGGATGCGGATGCCAGCCCCAAAAGCGGTATTTCGATTACGCCGGAAATTGCCGGTTGTCTGGAGGCACAGGGTGTCCCGTACCCCGATTTTGCCTATGATGAGCAAATCGAGACCCTGATCCAGGGAACCATCGATTGCGCGGCAAGCCTGGAAACGCCGGTGGCGCTTCTTGCGGTTTCCGCCGAGGATGCCCAGGCGCATCTGGAAGAGACGGTCAACAACCCCATGTTCCGCAAGAACGTTTCTAAGACGCCGGACCTGGCCAGCGCCAAGGCCAAGATGAATATAGCAACGGTGTGGTTTGACGCACGGCGCGCCAACGACGACCTGCTGACGGATCTCGGCGAGGAGATCGAGTACTACGACGAGGCCGGTGAGCTGATCCGCACTACCACGCAGGCTAAGCCGATCATCGTGACCTACACCGACGCGGATCCCGTAACCGGTGAGCATGACGTTTATGCGGCGGTTTCCAGAGACGACGGTAAGACCTGGAAGCGCAAGAACCTGTCGCGCATGGCCGATCGTTCATCGTTCACGACTGCCAACGGCGAACCGTATTACGGCGGCTGCAAAAAACCGGTTTTCCAGGTAAAGGGAAACAAGGTCCTCGTCGCCTGGTCGAGCAAATATGCACGAGGGGGCAAACCCCGTTATGCAATAAAAGCGGATGATCCCGAAACAACGGATGTCGACGAGGGGGATGAATATCCTTACGACGATCCTTATGCGGTCGATGATATCTGGGGCGTGGCCGGACCGCAACGCTCCCATGATTACACCGAAGATGGCTTTACCGATGCAGCCGAGACCCCTTATGCTGCACTCGAGGTTCCCCATTCCGCGCTGTGGGTCTGCCGCGGGGTGATTGCCACCGCCAATGATGTAGACAACGGGGTCGGTGAGTTTGCCGGCGATATCGTCTGGTTCAAACCCGAGCGGGTCACCAGCGGCCGCCGCGATGTCAACCAGATCTTTGTGGGTGCGGCGGGAAGTGCCGGGTTTGCCATGGTCTGGCAGGAAGACCCTAATGGCGTCAAGCCCGGCAAAGCCCTCGGTCCCGGACCGGGCTGGGGCGGCGCCACGACCAGCCACAAAACCGACATCTGGTACAGTTATCTGGCTTGGGGCGACCACACCACGGTTGACGAGAATTTTGTAGCGGGCGGTGACCCCGAGCATGAACTGGACGTTGTCTCGCGCCCCAAGGCCCTGGTGCCCATGTCCCTGCCGGTGCGCCTGACGGACAACGATGTTGTCAATACCGACAATATTATGGTCGAACTGGGGGTCGATGAGAACGGAAACTCAACTGGGATCCCTGTTGTTGATGACAATTATAAAGATCCCGAACACCCACAGTATAACGCTTTGGGCTATATCCCGATAACAAACCCCGATGCAACATCCGATGATGCCGATGGGACGCACGCCTATGCATACATGGTACACGGATTGATCGATGCCGGTAACGTCAGTGGCGCGCCTGCTGGTATCAACCAGAACGGATTTTATAAGTTTACAAACTATGAGGATGAAATCAAGCATGTTGCCATCACCGAGGACGGCCGCCTGCTCGACGGCGACACCGGTGCATCGCGCGGCAACATCTTCCTGCAGCCGTATGCCTTCACCAAACCCGACGGCTCGATCGGCGTCAGTGCCTGGGCGATCATCACCTACGAGGAGACCAAGGGCGCCGGCGCCGGGCCTCCGGAGGATGTCGGGACCGGTGAACAGCCAGAAGACGGAACCGGGGAAGGTAACGACGCCTATTTGCCCGAAGAGGGCAAGAATGTCATCTACCACAGCTTTGACTTCAAGAACCCGGATCTGGTCTCTGCCGGCCGTATCGTCAACCGTCCCGAGTTTATCGATGCCGATGACGACAACTATGTTGACCCGGGGGAACTGGTCTACCTGGTGGACGAAGAAGGAGCTGAAATTCTGGACTACCTGGGTCGTTCCCAACTGGCATACGAGAACGCCCGGCGCGGCCGTTTCCTGCCCCAGGGGCTTGGCGCTTTCGGCACGACCGGTACCACCCAGTTGATGGTGCACAAGCAGGGCCCCGAGGGATCAGGCCGTCCTTCGGATATCCTGTTGCGGCGTTGGGTAATTCCTGAATATGGAACTACTTATAAAAAAGTAGCCAAGCAAAAAGATGGCATTCTTGTCGGATACAATATCGAGGATGCGGACAGCAACACGTTCAACCCCTACGACGCAGATTGCATTGTCGGTACCTGGGTCGTGGATCCAGACAGTGGCCAAGGCTACTACGCCGACGGTGTCCAGAACGTGAGTTCGGTGACGCCGACGGTCACAACTGATAGCCAGGGCGATCCTGACCAGGACGATGCCTATGGAGCGGTCAAAGTCGTTGAGTGGACCCAGACCGTTGAAAACCTGGATGATCCCACCGGCGCGAGGGTCTATGACGAAAATGGCGATTTGGTTTACGACGCAGATGGGAATATGCAAACCATAGGAAACCCCTTTGACGATGCCCGCGCCCATCGCGGTGCCATCCGCGGCGACTTTGTTACCGTGGGCTTCAGCTACACTGCCAACTGGGCGGCTGCCCGCAACGGGAATGACAACTACAACTTTTACATTCGCCGGTCGTTTGACGGCGGCCAGACCTGGATAACCGATCCTGATGGAAGCGGGGTTGATCACTGTCGAACCTGGACCTACCCGAGCGGTACGCAAAGTGCCGGTGACAAGGTCGAGGAGTGCAACTTCTACGAGGCTGGCGAATTCGAAGCGATGCGCAATCTCTCACAACTCCCGAACCACAAGGAGTCGGTGATCGAGCCGCGTATCGTAGCTGTCCCGGGAACGATCAAGTCCGGCGGCGTCTGGACCGGTATTGCGGAAGACAAGCAGGATGCGGCTGTTTTCTATGTCGCCTATGGAACATCCACCAACCCCAAAAAGGATCCCGAAACCGGTGAGCAGGAAGAACCGGTCCCCCAGGATTTGTTCTGGAGCGTTTCCGTCGATAAGGGGGAAACGTATTATGAAAAGGAATGGGTGGTGAACCCTGACAGTGATGGGGCAAATGCCGGTGAAACGGTTACGGGTTGGGACTGGATGGCCAAAGGCGACCAGGAGCAGGGCGAAGTGCAGTTGCGTATGACGCCGGACGGTTCCCGTTTCTACGGCAGCTGGTTGGATGAAGGGGCCGAAGGCAGTGATATCGTCTTCCGCCGCATTATGCCGCCGGTGTTCGATGCCAACGTAGCCGCTGAATAA
- a CDS encoding RNA polymerase sigma factor has product MGPVKNGANFYNQNKGRLYAYLLRMTGDTHMATELVQESFVRYLGRYGEQESRTLLYTIARNAALDALRKKRADPMADVDAHPDPAGDPEQQMIDREALARMLAAIGQLAPVERELISLVVTADLTYREIARVLNLSEANVKVKVHRARTRLREILGSGGG; this is encoded by the coding sequence ATGGGACCAGTGAAAAACGGGGCCAATTTTTACAACCAAAACAAGGGGCGGCTGTACGCGTATCTGCTGCGCATGACGGGAGACACCCACATGGCCACAGAACTGGTGCAGGAGAGCTTTGTCCGTTACCTGGGCCGTTATGGCGAGCAGGAGAGCCGCACCTTGCTTTACACCATCGCCCGCAATGCGGCGCTGGATGCGTTGCGTAAAAAGAGAGCCGATCCGATGGCCGATGTGGATGCCCACCCGGACCCGGCCGGCGATCCGGAGCAGCAGATGATCGATCGAGAGGCGCTGGCCCGTATGCTGGCGGCCATCGGACAATTGGCGCCGGTGGAACGGGAGCTGATCTCCCTGGTGGTCACTGCGGATCTTACCTATCGCGAGATTGCCCGGGTGTTGAATCTGAGCGAGGCCAACGTCAAGGTAAAGGTACACCGGGCCCGGACAAGGCTAAGGGAAATACTCGGTTCAGGAGGTGGCTGA
- a CDS encoding glycogen-binding domain-containing protein: protein MDDFLASMYIDNELDLDEKVQFVDKIHSEQPFYQDTRELLLQEKRLRMPVDMAMLPDRPPVPEAKQRWLRRLIRPVAYATAGFAFAALLLFVSFSPPAPAPQVNRFVIYEPSARQVELAGSFTGWQRRPLQPVGNSGYWEVQLKVPSGEHRFAYILDGDRQMADPTLPGRERDDFGGENSILTVEGQV from the coding sequence ATGGACGACTTTCTGGCAAGCATGTATATTGACAATGAACTGGACCTTGACGAAAAAGTCCAATTTGTGGACAAAATCCATTCGGAGCAGCCCTTTTACCAGGATACCCGCGAACTCCTCCTGCAGGAGAAGCGGTTGCGCATGCCTGTCGATATGGCCATGCTGCCGGACCGTCCGCCGGTGCCGGAGGCCAAACAGCGCTGGCTCAGGCGACTGATCCGGCCGGTGGCCTATGCCACGGCCGGGTTTGCCTTCGCCGCGCTGCTGCTTTTTGTTTCTTTTTCTCCACCGGCACCGGCACCCCAAGTCAACCGGTTTGTCATTTATGAACCGTCCGCCCGTCAGGTGGAGTTGGCCGGTTCCTTTACCGGCTGGCAGCGGAGGCCCCTGCAGCCTGTCGGGAACAGTGGCTACTGGGAAGTTCAACTGAAGGTGCCCTCCGGTGAGCACCGTTTCGCTTATATTCTTGACGGGGATCGCCAAATGGCGGATCCGACGCTGCCGGGGCGCGAAAGGGACGATTTCGGCGGTGAAAACTCAATCCTTACCGTGGAGGGCCAGGTTTGA
- a CDS encoding diadenylate cyclase yields the protein MDPTPFSPGLRWQDIADILFNSYILFRLYVLFRGTNVIRMIIAIAMLWMTERLAVNMGLIVTSWAMQGIITAAALIIIIVFRNEIASVLQTRDFKSFFWGIPQRQVRTPVDIIVESVYELARRKLGALIVLPLKKGLEAVVQSGVVWQGKLSREMLLSIFWHGTPVHDGATIVQGDQITEVAAILPLSKRNDLPGNFGTRHRAAVGLAEQSDALVIVVSEERGRVTVFQEDKIIQINDNIELDRILREHAGEAADRGGMKRQTMELSIAAMICLLSITGIWFSFARGLETLVTLEVPVEFMNRDPKMEIFSASASSVSLQLSGSGSLIKSIRPDQVKVKLSLDNAVPGGNLVPISRNTITLPPGIQLKQVDPQALEVNLDVPVQKTVAIQAEWSGKLPKELILEEARLIPDKITIVGGSLMLKQIETIYTEKIPLDGITTGGTTTVSLVLPPSSLKLENGAKNRVEVVYKVKQRPASSS from the coding sequence ATGGATCCAACTCCATTTTCTCCAGGATTGCGCTGGCAGGATATCGCCGACATCCTGTTCAACAGTTACATCCTCTTCAGGCTTTACGTGCTGTTTCGGGGAACCAACGTCATCCGGATGATTATTGCCATTGCCATGCTCTGGATGACGGAACGGTTGGCCGTGAACATGGGCCTGATCGTCACCTCCTGGGCCATGCAGGGCATCATTACCGCCGCCGCCCTGATCATCATCATTGTTTTCCGCAACGAGATCGCCAGTGTTCTGCAGACCCGCGATTTTAAATCTTTTTTCTGGGGGATTCCCCAACGTCAGGTACGCACGCCGGTGGACATCATTGTGGAAAGCGTCTATGAACTGGCCCGGCGCAAACTGGGCGCCCTGATCGTCCTGCCGCTGAAAAAAGGACTCGAGGCGGTGGTGCAAAGCGGGGTGGTCTGGCAGGGAAAGCTCTCCCGGGAAATGCTGCTGAGCATTTTCTGGCACGGCACACCGGTTCATGACGGTGCTACCATCGTCCAGGGCGATCAGATCACCGAGGTGGCCGCCATTTTACCGCTCTCCAAGCGGAACGACCTGCCCGGCAATTTCGGCACCCGCCACCGTGCCGCCGTGGGCCTTGCCGAGCAGAGCGACGCGCTGGTGATTGTTGTTTCTGAAGAGCGTGGGCGGGTCACCGTCTTCCAGGAAGACAAAATCATTCAGATCAACGACAACATCGAACTCGACCGGATTCTGCGTGAACATGCGGGAGAGGCCGCTGACCGTGGCGGAATGAAACGCCAGACCATGGAACTGAGCATCGCGGCCATGATCTGCCTGCTGAGCATTACGGGCATCTGGTTCAGTTTCGCGCGTGGCCTGGAAACCCTGGTCACATTGGAAGTGCCGGTGGAATTCATGAACCGCGACCCCAAAATGGAAATTTTCTCCGCTTCGGCCAGCAGTGTCAGCCTGCAGCTGTCCGGTTCGGGCTCCCTGATCAAGTCGATTCGCCCCGATCAGGTCAAGGTCAAGCTGAGCCTGGACAATGCGGTGCCGGGCGGCAATCTGGTTCCCATATCAAGAAACACCATCACCCTCCCGCCGGGAATCCAGCTCAAACAGGTGGATCCCCAGGCACTGGAGGTCAACCTCGACGTACCGGTTCAAAAAACCGTGGCGATTCAGGCGGAGTGGTCCGGCAAGCTGCCCAAGGAATTGATTCTGGAAGAGGCCCGGCTGATTCCCGACAAGATCACGATTGTGGGCGGCAGCCTCATGCTCAAGCAGATCGAGACCATCTACACCGAAAAAATCCCCCTGGACGGGATTACCACCGGGGGAACGACAACGGTCAGTCTGGTGCTGCCCCCCTCCTCCCTGAAGTTGGAGAACGGAGCCAAAAATCGTGTGGAGGTGGTGTACAAAGTAAAGCAGCGGCCGGCGTCATCATCCTGA
- a CDS encoding DUF2914 domain-containing protein, with protein MQTKSLKWVLILLIAIFLVPVPCAWSQTAAPAEKLTLIRAVMCETIQEYAPVNPAVVFSIELGRVSCFTDFDTVPKQTFIHHKWYRKGSLITDKRLTINPPRWSSFTSMQLRESDKGPWRVEITDENDTILHTLRFSITD; from the coding sequence ATGCAAACGAAGTCCTTGAAATGGGTCTTGATTCTTTTGATCGCCATCTTCCTGGTCCCCGTCCCCTGCGCCTGGAGCCAAACCGCCGCCCCTGCAGAAAAGCTGACCCTGATCAGGGCCGTCATGTGCGAAACCATCCAGGAGTATGCACCGGTCAATCCGGCCGTTGTATTTTCCATTGAGCTGGGACGGGTCTCATGCTTCACTGACTTTGACACGGTTCCCAAACAGACCTTTATCCACCATAAGTGGTACCGCAAAGGCAGCTTGATCACGGATAAACGGCTGACCATCAATCCGCCCCGCTGGTCCTCATTTACCAGCATGCAGTTGAGGGAATCCGACAAGGGCCCGTGGCGGGTGGAAATCACCGACGAAAACGACACTATTTTACACACCCTGCGCTTCAGTATTACGGATTAA
- a CDS encoding PEP/pyruvate-binding domain-containing protein: MDTNNNNFSLPVSFQDGDFDTHFKVFYELMANRVTEILLVASPYDAYILEEDGSLATKLINEYRGLNLSRPPRITQAATAAQAMTMLDEKAFHLVIAMPHLDDMDIFDLGRRIKAAHPDLPVVCLAHGVRGVYPPPEGKDCSGIDQFFIWLGDADLLLAIVKSMEDRLNVAADTRRAMVRVLILVEDSPLYTSYLLPLIYKEVVNQTQEVLEESLNQEHRLLKMRARPKILVAKNYEQAISLYRQYSDYLFGIISDTRYPKGGTLTADAGYTFLSEVRQAIYDLPLLLISNEPENKTLAARIPATFLDKNSDALLDKIHHFFRNSLGFGDFIFRRPGGSEIIRAANLKALEEILPSVPDESLLYHAKRNRFSNWIMARSEIALASRLRKARAADFPGADAIRQFIISHIHALRKWRQKGVVVQFNSSDYDPDISDFAKIGNGSLGGKARGLAFVTNLLRKSTDLEQHYPDVTIRVPQTLTITTEGFDAFVAHNGLDPSAITDLSDDDIAAMFLNAGMPPWLDDQLADYLRSVHHPLSVRSSGLLEDVHHHPFTGLYKTYMVPNNHTDFAVRCRQLTSAVKLVYASTWFREPRTFLKGTAYRLRSDQMAVIVQQLVGSRQGGFFYPDISGVARSHNFYPVAPLKAEDGVARIVMGFGRGIPEGEPSVRFSPAHPQVMPQFSKVEDTLANVQRTFWALRLAGMPDDLYFERGVNLEIRHVDDAETEVPVQRLASTYIAAENRIRDTVQVPGSRILTFAPVLKYDTFPLPALLKDLLALGREGMGCPVEFEFSVDLNGDAEKRGTFNILQMRPMSAGQDHLDVAITDTDVARALCYSTEALGHGRKHNIADIVYVRPDTFDPARTPAIARAIAACNETFRKTNRSYLLVGPGRWGSFDRWLGIPVKWHDIDAVGGMVEIRNDQIKADPSHGSHFFHHITANGIPYLTITEGGGDTIRWDRLKALPHRCQDDYLGHITLGHPLIIKCDGRQMRAVVLLENSNPV; the protein is encoded by the coding sequence ATGGATACGAACAACAACAACTTCTCGCTGCCAGTGTCGTTTCAGGATGGGGATTTCGATACGCACTTCAAGGTCTTCTACGAGTTGATGGCCAACCGGGTAACCGAAATCCTGCTGGTGGCCAGCCCCTATGACGCCTATATTCTCGAGGAAGACGGCAGCCTGGCCACCAAGCTGATCAACGAATACCGCGGGCTGAACCTGAGCCGTCCGCCGCGCATCACCCAGGCCGCCACCGCCGCCCAGGCGATGACCATGCTGGACGAGAAAGCCTTTCACCTGGTCATCGCCATGCCGCATCTTGACGACATGGACATATTCGACCTGGGGCGGCGGATCAAGGCGGCCCATCCCGACCTGCCGGTGGTCTGTCTGGCCCATGGGGTACGAGGGGTCTACCCGCCGCCGGAGGGCAAGGACTGCTCGGGCATCGATCAGTTTTTTATCTGGTTGGGTGATGCGGACCTTTTGCTGGCCATCGTCAAAAGCATGGAAGACCGGCTCAATGTGGCCGCCGATACCCGCCGAGCCATGGTGCGCGTGTTGATCCTGGTGGAGGATTCCCCTCTTTACACTTCCTATCTGCTCCCGCTGATCTACAAGGAGGTGGTCAACCAGACCCAGGAAGTACTCGAAGAGAGCCTCAATCAGGAGCACCGGCTGCTCAAAATGCGTGCCCGGCCAAAAATTCTCGTGGCCAAGAATTATGAACAGGCCATTTCTCTTTACCGCCAGTACAGTGACTATCTTTTCGGCATCATCTCCGACACCCGCTATCCCAAAGGCGGAACGCTCACGGCCGATGCCGGCTACACCTTCCTGTCGGAAGTGCGCCAGGCCATTTACGACCTGCCACTGCTCCTGATCAGCAACGAGCCGGAAAACAAAACCCTGGCCGCACGCATCCCGGCAACCTTCCTGGACAAAAACAGCGATGCCCTGCTGGATAAGATCCACCATTTTTTCCGTAACAGCCTGGGATTTGGCGATTTTATCTTCCGCCGGCCGGGCGGCAGCGAAATCATCCGTGCCGCCAACCTGAAAGCGCTGGAGGAAATCCTGCCTTCGGTGCCCGACGAATCGTTGCTCTACCATGCCAAACGCAATCGGTTTTCCAACTGGATCATGGCACGCAGCGAAATCGCCCTCGCCTCGCGGTTGAGAAAAGCCAGGGCCGCCGATTTTCCCGGAGCGGATGCCATCCGCCAGTTCATCATCAGTCACATCCACGCCTTACGCAAATGGCGCCAGAAGGGCGTGGTGGTACAGTTCAACTCCAGCGATTACGACCCGGACATCTCTGACTTCGCAAAAATCGGCAACGGATCGTTGGGCGGAAAAGCCCGCGGACTGGCCTTTGTAACCAATCTGCTGCGCAAATCGACCGATCTGGAGCAGCATTACCCGGACGTGACCATCCGCGTGCCCCAGACCCTGACCATCACCACCGAGGGATTCGATGCCTTTGTGGCCCACAACGGTCTGGATCCATCGGCCATTACCGATCTTTCCGACGACGATATCGCCGCCATGTTTCTGAACGCCGGGATGCCACCCTGGCTGGACGACCAGTTGGCCGACTACCTGCGGTCGGTCCACCACCCCCTTTCCGTCCGCAGCTCGGGTCTATTGGAGGATGTCCATCATCACCCCTTCACCGGCCTTTACAAGACCTACATGGTCCCCAACAACCATACCGATTTTGCGGTGCGCTGCCGGCAGTTGACCAGTGCCGTGAAGCTGGTCTACGCCTCGACCTGGTTCCGCGAACCACGAACCTTTCTGAAAGGCACCGCCTATCGGCTGCGTAGCGACCAGATGGCGGTAATCGTCCAGCAACTGGTGGGCAGCCGTCAGGGCGGTTTTTTTTACCCGGACATCTCCGGTGTGGCCCGGTCACACAACTTCTATCCGGTGGCACCGCTCAAGGCCGAGGATGGCGTGGCGCGCATCGTCATGGGATTCGGCCGGGGCATTCCCGAAGGCGAGCCCTCGGTGCGGTTTTCTCCGGCCCATCCCCAGGTAATGCCGCAATTTTCCAAGGTCGAGGACACCCTGGCCAACGTCCAGCGCACATTCTGGGCCCTGCGCCTGGCCGGCATGCCGGACGACCTTTACTTTGAACGGGGGGTCAATCTGGAGATCCGCCATGTGGACGATGCCGAAACCGAAGTGCCGGTGCAGCGCCTGGCCAGCACCTACATTGCCGCGGAAAACCGCATCCGTGACACGGTTCAGGTGCCCGGCAGCCGGATCCTCACGTTTGCCCCGGTGCTCAAATACGATACGTTTCCCCTGCCGGCCCTGCTCAAGGATCTTCTGGCACTGGGCCGCGAGGGCATGGGCTGTCCGGTCGAATTCGAATTCTCCGTCGACCTGAACGGGGATGCAGAAAAGCGCGGCACGTTCAACATTCTGCAAATGCGTCCCATGTCCGCCGGCCAAGACCACCTGGATGTGGCCATCACCGACACCGACGTCGCCCGGGCCTTGTGCTATTCCACCGAAGCGCTGGGGCACGGCCGCAAGCATAACATCGCCGACATCGTGTATGTGCGCCCCGATACCTTCGATCCCGCCCGCACCCCGGCCATCGCCCGGGCCATTGCCGCGTGCAACGAAACCTTTCGGAAAACGAACCGGTCTTACCTGCTGGTGGGCCCGGGCCGCTGGGGCTCATTTGACCGCTGGCTGGGCATCCCGGTAAAATGGCACGATATCGACGCGGTGGGGGGCATGGTGGAAATCCGTAATGATCAGATCAAGGCGGATCCGTCCCACGGATCGCACTTTTTTCATCACATCACGGCCAATGGCATCCCCTACCTGACGATCACCGAAGGCGGAGGCGACACCATTCGCTGGGACCGACTGAAGGCCCTGCCGCACCGCTGCCAGGATGACTATCTGGGGCATATCACCCTTGGCCATCCGCTGATCATCAAGTGCGACGGCAGACAGATGCGCGCCGTTGTCCTTCTGGAAAATTCCAACCCGGTATGA